The Mycobacterium seoulense genome has a window encoding:
- the thiO gene encoding glycine oxidase ThiO — MPTDHGSLAVIGGGVIGLAVARRAARAGWSVRVHRTADKGASWVAGGMLAPHSEGWPGEERLLQLGLESLRLWREGGFLDGLPPEVVTARESLVVAVDRADVADLHTVADWLSAQGHPVIWESAARELEPLLAQGIRHGFRAPTELAVDNRAVLDALSAECERLGVSWAPPAHDLSAVDGDAVVIANGIDAPALWPGLPVRPVKGEVLRLRWRRGCMPVPQRVIRARVHGRQVYLVPRRDGVVVGATQYEHGRDTAPVVSGVRDLLDDACAVLPALGEYELAECAAGLRPMTPDNLPLVQRLDERTLVAGGHGRSGFLLAPWTAEQILSELAPVGARS, encoded by the coding sequence ATGCCGACAGACCATGGGTCGTTGGCCGTCATCGGCGGCGGCGTCATCGGGCTTGCGGTGGCGCGCCGCGCGGCGCGGGCCGGTTGGTCGGTGCGGGTGCATCGCACCGCCGACAAGGGCGCGTCCTGGGTCGCCGGCGGCATGCTGGCCCCGCACAGCGAAGGCTGGCCCGGCGAGGAACGGCTGCTGCAACTGGGCCTGGAGTCGCTGCGGCTGTGGCGGGAGGGTGGCTTCCTCGACGGGCTGCCGCCCGAGGTGGTCACCGCCCGGGAGTCGCTGGTGGTGGCCGTCGACCGCGCCGACGTGGCGGACCTGCACACCGTCGCCGATTGGTTGTCGGCGCAGGGGCATCCGGTGATCTGGGAGTCCGCCGCCCGGGAGCTGGAACCGCTGCTGGCGCAAGGCATCCGGCACGGCTTTCGTGCGCCCACCGAGCTGGCGGTGGACAACCGCGCGGTGCTGGACGCGCTGTCCGCGGAATGCGAGCGACTCGGGGTGAGCTGGGCGCCGCCCGCGCACGACCTGTCCGCGGTCGACGGCGACGCGGTGGTGATCGCCAACGGCATCGACGCCCCCGCGCTGTGGCCGGGCCTGCCGGTGCGTCCGGTCAAGGGTGAGGTGCTGCGCCTGCGCTGGCGGCGGGGCTGTATGCCGGTGCCGCAGCGCGTCATTCGCGCCCGCGTGCACGGGCGCCAGGTGTACCTGGTTCCCCGCAGGGACGGGGTGGTCGTCGGGGCCACCCAGTATGAGCACGGGCGCGACACGGCCCCGGTGGTCTCGGGGGTGCGCGACCTGCTCGACGACGCCTGTGCCGTGTTGCCCGCTCTGGGCGAGTACGAGCTGGCCGAGTGCGCCGCCGGGCTGCGCCCGATGACACCGGACAACCTGCCGCTGGTGCAACGCCTGGACGAGCGAACCCTGGTCGCCGGCGGTCACGGCCGATCGGGGTTTCTGCTGGCGCCGTGGACCGCGGAGCAGATCCTGTCCGAGCTGGCCCCGGTCGGAGCCCGGTCATGA
- the thiS gene encoding sulfur carrier protein ThiS → MIVVVNEQNVEVGEQTTVAALLESLGYPDRGVAVAMDSAVLPRSHWGTTLFDGARVEVVAAVQGG, encoded by the coding sequence ATGATCGTCGTGGTGAACGAGCAGAATGTCGAGGTCGGCGAGCAGACCACCGTGGCCGCGCTGCTGGAGTCGCTGGGCTACCCCGACCGGGGGGTGGCGGTGGCCATGGATTCTGCCGTGCTGCCGCGATCGCATTGGGGCACAACTCTTTTCGATGGTGCAAGAGTCGAGGTCGTGGCGGCGGTGCAAGGTGGCTGA
- a CDS encoding CD225/dispanin family protein, whose amino-acid sequence MTQPPAPPPPPPGYPPQQPAGQAPNNYLVWSILVTLFCCLPFGIVAIVKSSQVNGLWAQGRYAEAQASADSAKKWVIWSAVIGVVVAIIYGILMAVGALNTNTNAALAAMF is encoded by the coding sequence ATGACACAACCGCCGGCACCGCCCCCTCCGCCGCCTGGTTACCCGCCGCAGCAGCCCGCCGGGCAAGCACCCAACAACTACTTGGTGTGGTCCATCCTGGTTACCCTGTTCTGCTGTCTCCCGTTCGGGATCGTGGCGATCGTCAAGTCCAGCCAAGTCAACGGGCTTTGGGCGCAGGGCCGTTACGCCGAGGCGCAGGCATCAGCCGACAGCGCCAAGAAGTGGGTGATCTGGTCGGCGGTCATCGGCGTCGTCGTCGCCATCATCTACGGCATCTTGATGGCGGTCGGCGCGCTGAACACGAACACCAATGCGGCGCTTGCCGCGATGTTCTGA
- a CDS encoding serine/threonine protein kinase: MSHLTTALRAVSAAALTGSLGLAGSGPAIAEPNTGSAADMNTLAANLSKGYGLNNCKPQELTESGELAELLCGQSPDPSGPGSGVYALFSNGTNLASAFSSTIKDVSLAACGDAGQSPGTWKQNGQTGGQIACGTYKNYAVLTWTTDAKNVLGHLTASNSDVNALYQWWRTNG; this comes from the coding sequence ATGTCACATCTCACCACCGCACTGCGAGCCGTGTCGGCCGCAGCCCTCACCGGCAGTTTGGGCCTCGCGGGTAGCGGCCCGGCGATCGCCGAACCCAACACCGGCAGCGCCGCCGATATGAACACCCTGGCCGCCAACCTGTCGAAGGGCTACGGCCTCAACAACTGCAAGCCGCAGGAGTTGACCGAATCCGGCGAACTCGCCGAACTCCTGTGCGGGCAGAGCCCCGACCCCAGCGGGCCGGGCTCCGGCGTATACGCCCTGTTCTCCAACGGCACGAATCTGGCTTCCGCGTTCAGCTCCACCATCAAGGACGTGTCCCTGGCCGCGTGCGGCGACGCCGGGCAGTCGCCGGGAACCTGGAAGCAGAACGGCCAGACGGGCGGGCAGATCGCCTGCGGCACCTACAAGAACTACGCGGTGTTGACCTGGACCACCGACGCCAAGAATGTGCTGGGCCACCTCACCGCGTCCAACTCGGACGTCAACGCCCTCTACCAGTGGTGGCGCACGAACGGCTGA
- a CDS encoding SGNH/GDSL hydrolase family protein, translating to MKRYVALGSSMAAGPGIRPRAAGAPWGSGRSARNYPHLVARRRDLELVDVTFSGATTAHVLADHQRGSPPQITALNGSESLVTITIGGNDVGYIPLLMAASLPRLARRLPLLGARISELLDSDARVEALDAVFESLCAVGRAVRQRAPRARVFFVDYLTVLPPAGTPAAPLSDADAGLGRHVAATLERLTADAATATGCDMVSAAAASREHHAWSADPWTTKPGVPLPGRAAPLHPNAAGMRAAAELVCALW from the coding sequence ATGAAACGTTATGTGGCGCTTGGCAGCTCGATGGCGGCCGGTCCCGGCATCCGGCCCCGGGCCGCGGGGGCCCCGTGGGGTTCTGGCCGGTCGGCGCGCAACTATCCCCACCTGGTGGCGCGGCGCCGCGATCTCGAGCTGGTAGACGTCACCTTTTCCGGCGCGACCACCGCGCACGTGCTCGCCGATCACCAGCGCGGCTCACCGCCCCAGATCACCGCCCTGAACGGCTCGGAAAGCCTGGTGACCATCACCATCGGCGGCAACGACGTCGGCTACATACCGCTGCTGATGGCCGCCTCGCTGCCGCGGCTGGCCCGGCGGCTGCCGCTGCTCGGTGCGCGCATTTCCGAACTGCTGGACTCCGATGCGCGGGTCGAGGCCCTTGACGCGGTGTTCGAATCGTTGTGCGCCGTCGGTCGCGCGGTGCGCCAGCGCGCCCCGCGGGCCCGGGTCTTCTTCGTCGACTACCTGACCGTCCTGCCGCCCGCGGGCACTCCGGCCGCACCGCTCTCGGACGCGGACGCCGGCCTCGGCCGCCACGTGGCCGCGACGCTGGAACGACTCACGGCCGACGCGGCGACGGCAACGGGGTGCGACATGGTCAGCGCGGCCGCGGCCAGCCGTGAACACCACGCGTGGTCGGCCGACCCGTGGACCACGAAACCCGGTGTGCCGCTGCCGGGCCGGGCCGCCCCGTTGCACCCGAACGCCGCCGGGATGCGCGCCGCCGCCGAGCTGGTATGCGCGTTGTGGTGA
- the thiG gene encoding thiazole synthase (functions in thiamine (vitamin B1) biosynthesis; in Bacillus subtilis this enzyme catalyzes the formation of thiazole from dehydroxyglycine and 1-deoxy-D-xylulose-5-phosphate and ThiS-thiocarboxylate) has protein sequence MVQESRSWRRCKVADKLTIADRSFASRLIMGTGGATSLAALEEALVASGTELTTVAMRRVDSEGGTGLLDLLNRLGITPLPNTAGCRSAAEAVLTAQLAREALTTNWVKLEVIADERTLLPDAVELVRAAEQLVDDGFVVLPYTNDDPVLARRLEDAGCAAVMPLGSPIGTGLGITNPHNIEMIVARAGVPVVLDAGIGTASDAALAMELGCDAVLLATAVTRAAEPATMAAAMAAAVTAGYLARRAGRIPKRFWAQASSPPR, from the coding sequence ATGGTGCAAGAGTCGAGGTCGTGGCGGCGGTGCAAGGTGGCTGACAAACTCACGATCGCCGACCGCAGCTTCGCCTCGCGGCTGATCATGGGCACCGGGGGAGCGACCAGCCTGGCCGCGCTCGAGGAGGCGCTGGTCGCCTCGGGCACCGAGCTGACCACCGTCGCGATGCGGCGGGTCGACTCCGAGGGCGGGACGGGCCTGCTGGACCTGCTCAACCGGCTCGGCATCACGCCGCTGCCCAATACCGCGGGGTGCCGCAGCGCGGCCGAGGCGGTGCTCACCGCGCAGCTGGCCCGCGAGGCGCTGACCACCAACTGGGTCAAGCTGGAGGTCATCGCCGACGAACGGACGCTGCTGCCCGACGCTGTCGAATTGGTCCGGGCGGCAGAGCAATTGGTCGACGACGGGTTCGTCGTGCTGCCCTACACCAACGACGACCCGGTGCTGGCGCGCCGGCTCGAAGACGCCGGGTGCGCGGCCGTCATGCCGCTGGGTTCGCCGATCGGCACCGGCCTGGGCATCACCAACCCGCACAACATCGAGATGATCGTCGCCCGGGCCGGTGTCCCGGTGGTGCTCGACGCCGGCATCGGCACCGCCAGCGACGCCGCGCTGGCGATGGAGTTGGGTTGCGATGCCGTGCTTTTGGCGACCGCCGTGACCCGGGCCGCCGAGCCCGCGACGATGGCTGCCGCGATGGCCGCCGCCGTCACCGCCGGCTACCTGGCCCGCCGGGCCGGGCGAATTCCCAAACGCTTCTGGGCGCAGGCATCCAGCCCGCCAAGATGA
- a CDS encoding M28 family metallopeptidase yields MVNKCMTIPAALVVVAATAFSAGCFHRSSQQAAGNPDAVKFAGALHDKVTADAMMAHLAKLQDIANANNGTRAVGTPGYEASVNYVVNTLRGSGFDVQTPEFSARVFHGDKPEVTVAGKPVEAQALDFSLGTPPDGVSGPLLTVPAGNGPGCAVSDYGNLPAQGAVVLVDRGTCPFAQKEDVAAQRGAVAMIVADNVDEQKMGGTLGPDTNVKIPVVGVTKSVGVQLRTQPGPATIKLNASVQSFKARNVVAQTKTGSTADVVMAGAHLDSVPDGPGINDDGSGVAAVLETALRLGSSPQVRNAVRFGFWGAEELGLIGSRNYVESLDLTALKSIALYLNFDMLASPNPGYFTYDGDQSLPADARGQPVVPEGSAGIERTLVAYLKSAGKTAQDTAFDGRSDYDGFTLAGVPAGGLFSGAEGKMSADQAKLWGGAADQPFDPNYHQKTDTLDRIDRTALGVNGGGVAYAVGLYAQDVGGHNGVPTIQDRTRHVLTKP; encoded by the coding sequence ATGGTGAACAAATGCATGACGATCCCGGCGGCGCTCGTCGTGGTCGCCGCGACCGCATTCTCGGCCGGCTGCTTCCATCGGTCCTCGCAACAAGCGGCCGGCAACCCCGACGCGGTCAAGTTCGCCGGCGCGCTGCACGACAAGGTCACCGCCGACGCGATGATGGCCCACCTGGCAAAGCTCCAGGACATTGCCAACGCCAACAACGGCACCCGGGCGGTGGGCACCCCCGGTTACGAGGCCAGCGTCAACTATGTCGTGAACACGTTGCGCGGCAGTGGTTTCGATGTGCAGACCCCCGAATTCTCCGCGCGGGTGTTTCACGGCGACAAGCCGGAGGTGACCGTCGCGGGCAAGCCGGTGGAGGCGCAGGCGCTCGACTTCAGCCTCGGCACCCCGCCGGACGGGGTCAGTGGGCCGCTGCTGACCGTGCCCGCAGGCAACGGCCCCGGTTGCGCGGTCTCGGATTACGGCAATCTCCCCGCGCAGGGGGCCGTGGTCCTGGTGGACCGCGGCACCTGCCCCTTCGCCCAGAAGGAGGACGTCGCGGCGCAGCGCGGTGCGGTCGCGATGATCGTCGCCGACAACGTCGACGAGCAAAAGATGGGCGGCACGCTGGGGCCGGACACGAACGTCAAGATCCCGGTGGTCGGCGTGACCAAGTCCGTCGGCGTGCAACTGCGCACCCAGCCGGGGCCGGCGACCATCAAGCTGAACGCGAGCGTGCAGAGCTTCAAGGCCCGCAACGTCGTCGCGCAGACCAAGACGGGGTCGACGGCCGACGTCGTCATGGCGGGCGCGCACCTGGACAGCGTGCCCGACGGTCCGGGCATCAACGACGACGGTTCGGGAGTGGCCGCGGTGCTGGAAACCGCGCTGCGACTGGGGAGTTCGCCGCAGGTGCGCAACGCGGTGCGGTTCGGATTCTGGGGCGCCGAGGAACTGGGCCTGATCGGATCGCGCAACTACGTCGAGTCGCTGGACTTGACCGCGCTGAAAAGCATCGCGCTGTACCTCAATTTCGACATGCTCGCGTCACCGAACCCCGGTTACTTCACCTATGACGGGGACCAATCGCTGCCGGCGGACGCGCGCGGCCAGCCGGTGGTGCCGGAGGGGTCGGCCGGCATCGAGCGCACTTTGGTCGCCTACCTGAAATCCGCCGGAAAGACCGCGCAGGACACGGCGTTTGACGGCCGGTCCGACTACGACGGATTCACCCTGGCGGGTGTCCCCGCCGGCGGCCTGTTCTCCGGTGCCGAGGGGAAGATGTCCGCGGATCAGGCGAAGCTGTGGGGCGGCGCGGCCGACCAGCCGTTCGACCCCAACTACCACCAGAAGACCGACACCCTCGATCGCATCGACCGGACCGCACTGGGCGTCAACGGCGGTGGGGTCGCCTACGCCGTGGGCCTCTACGCCCAGGACGTCGGCGGCCACAACGGGGTGCCGACGATCCAGGACCGCACGCGTCACGTGCTGACCAAGCCATGA
- a CDS encoding DUF2752 domain-containing protein encodes MVTRQGSAHVSLGAPLVVAASATLMCAAIWAGDPTTPNGPLPVCPTKALLGIDCPGCGSLRMLYSLMHGNLMAAARFNALGLAAVVLLAWAYLAWTYGRVAGRRVRSWQHGRWAAAVTLGLVAVWFVVRNIPFAPFNALYV; translated from the coding sequence ATGGTGACCCGCCAAGGGTCGGCGCACGTGAGTCTGGGCGCGCCACTGGTGGTGGCCGCTTCCGCGACGTTGATGTGCGCCGCCATCTGGGCGGGTGACCCGACCACCCCCAACGGTCCGCTGCCGGTGTGTCCCACCAAGGCGCTGTTGGGGATCGACTGCCCGGGATGCGGCAGCCTGCGCATGCTGTACTCCCTGATGCACGGCAATCTGATGGCGGCCGCCAGGTTCAACGCGTTGGGCCTGGCGGCCGTCGTGCTGTTGGCGTGGGCGTACCTTGCCTGGACCTATGGCCGGGTGGCGGGCAGACGGGTCCGCAGCTGGCAACACGGTCGCTGGGCCGCGGCCGTGACGCTCGGGCTGGTCGCGGTGTGGTTTGTGGTGCGCAACATCCCCTTTGCGCCGTTCAATGCGCTCTACGTCTGA
- a CDS encoding serine/threonine protein kinase, whose protein sequence is MSHLSNALRAATAAALVGGCTLAGTGTATADPANTGSPSDINTLAASLSKGYGLNNCTAQSIAVGELASLTCAQSPDPSGPVQAKYILFNNGENLAGSFKASIKDDVLGACGDSGQSPTSWHQGSNSGNAGQVACGTYQNAAEIIWTTEAKNILSYIRGSNSDAAALYQWWRANG, encoded by the coding sequence ATGTCCCACCTCAGCAACGCGCTGCGGGCCGCCACGGCCGCGGCGCTCGTGGGCGGCTGCACCTTAGCGGGCACCGGCACCGCAACCGCGGATCCCGCCAATACCGGTAGCCCGTCGGACATCAACACGCTCGCGGCGTCGCTGTCGAAGGGCTACGGGCTGAACAACTGCACCGCGCAGAGCATCGCCGTCGGTGAATTGGCGTCGCTGACATGCGCGCAGAGCCCCGACCCGAGCGGTCCGGTCCAGGCCAAGTACATCCTGTTCAACAACGGCGAAAACCTGGCCGGCTCATTCAAGGCCAGCATCAAAGACGACGTGCTGGGCGCCTGCGGGGACAGCGGCCAGTCCCCCACCAGCTGGCACCAGGGCAGCAACAGCGGCAACGCCGGGCAGGTGGCGTGTGGGACGTATCAGAACGCCGCCGAGATCATCTGGACCACGGAGGCCAAGAACATCTTGAGCTACATCCGCGGATCCAACAGCGACGCCGCGGCGCTTTACCAGTGGTGGCGGGCCAACGGCTGA